GCGCTGACGTGGTGACTTACAACCAGGTCACCGACGTGCAGATTCTGCACGATCGCGGCAAGCTGATCGCCGCCGACTGGCAGACGCGCCTGCCGAACAACAGCTCGCCATTTTATTCCACCATGGCGTTCCTGGTGCGCAAGGACAACCCGAAAGGCATTCACGACTGGAGCGATCTGGTGCGCGACGACGTGAAGCTGGTGTTCCCGAACCCTAAAACCTCGGGCAACGGCCGCTACACCTATCTGGCGGCCTGGGGCGCGGCCAGCCAGGCCGACGGCAATGATGCAGCGAAAACGCGCGCCTTTATGACCCGCTTTTTGAAAAACGTGGCGGTGTTCGACACCGGCGGCCGCGGCGCGACCACGACCTTTGTTGAACGCGGCCTCGGCGACGTGCTGATCAGCTTTGAGTCGGAAGTGAACAATATCCGCAAACAGTACGGTGAAGACAAATACCAGGTGATCGTCCCGCCGGTCGATATTCTGGCCGAGTTCCCGGTGGCCTGGGTGGATAAAAACGTTGAGCGTAATGGCAGCGAACAGGCGGCGAAGGCTTACCTGAACTACCTGTACAGCCCGGCGGCACAGCAGATTATCACCGGCTATTACTACCGCGTTAACAATGCGCAGGCGATGGCGGCGGCGAAAGATAAGTTCCCGCAGACCAAACTGTTCCGGGTAGAAGATCAGTTCGGCGGCTGGCCGCAGGTGATGAAAACCCACTTCGCCAGCGGCGGCGAGCTGGATCGGTTATTAGCGGCAGGGCGTAAGTAATGTTGTCGTTAACCCGTTCCAGTAAACGTGTGCTGCCCGGATTCGGCCTGAGCCTGGGCAGCAGCCTGTTTTATACCTGTCTGATTCTGCTGCTGCCGCTGAGTGCGCTGGTAATGCAGTTGTCGCAGATGACGCTGGCGCAGTATTGGGAAGTGATTTCCAACCCGCAGGTGGTGGCGGCCTATAAGGTCACGCTGCTGGCGGCTGGCGTGGCCAGTCTGTTCAACGCGCTGTTCGGCATGCTGATGGCGTGGATCCTGACCCGCTACCGGTTCCCCGGCCGCTCGCTGCTGGACGGCCTGATTGATTTGCCGTTCGCGCTGCCGACCGCCGTTGCCGGCCTGACGCTGGCCGGGCTGTTTTCCACCACCGGTTGGTACGGCCAGTGGTTGGCGCACTTTGATATCAAAGTCACCTTTACCTGGATTGGCATTGCGGTGGCGATGGCGTTTACCAGCCTGCCGTTTGTGGTGCGTACCGTACAGCCGGTGCTGGAAGAGCTGGGGCCGGAGTATGAAGAGGCGGCGGAAACGCTGGGCGCTACCCGCTGGCAGAGCTTTCGCCGCGTGGTGCTGCCGGAGGTGTCGCCGGCGCTGCTGGCCGGCACCGCAATTTCTTTCACCCGCAGCCTGGGCGAGTTCGGCGCCGTGATTTTTATCGCCGGCAACATCGCCTGGAAGACCGAAGTGACCTCGCTGATGATTTTTGTGCGCCTGCAAGAGTTTGATTACCCGGCGGCCAGCGCCATTGCCTCCGTGATTCTGGCGGCGTCGCTGCTGCTGTTATTTAGCATCAACCTGCTGCAAAGCCGCTTCGGCAAGCGTATTGGGGGGCACTAATGGCTGATATCTCTGCCTTCAACGGCGCTCAGCGGCAGCGCATCAACTGGGGTAAATGGGCGCTGATCGCCATTGGCGTGCTGTTTTCACTGCTGTTGCTGGTGATCCCGATGATTTCCATTTTCGCCGAGGCCTTTTCCAAGGGCAGCGGCGAAATGTGGCGCAACCTGATGGATGCGGACATGCTGCACGCCATCTGGCTGACGGTGCTGATCGCGTTGATCACCGTGCCGGTTAACCTGATTTTCGGCACTCTGCTGGCCTGGCTGGTAACGCGCTTTACCTTCCCGGGCCGCCAGTTGCTGCTGACGCTGATCGACATTCCATTTGCCGTGTCGCCGGTAGTGGCTGGCCTGATTTACCTGCTGTTTTACGGCAGCAACGGCCTGCTGGGCGGTTGGCTGGATGCGCATAACATCCAGCTGATGTTCTCCTGGCCGGGCATGGTATTGGTGACGGTATTTGTCACCTGTCCGTTTGTGGTGCGTGAGCTGGTGCCGATGATGCTCAGCCAGGGCAGCCAGGAAGATGAAGCCGCCATTTTGCTGGGCGCTTCCGGCTGGCAGATGTTCCGCCGGGTGACGCTGCCCAATATTCGCTGGGCGCTGCTGTACGGCGTGGTGCTGACCAACGCCCGCGCCATCGGCGAATTCGGCGCCGTATCGGTGGTTTCCGGCTCAATTCGCGGGGAAACCTACAGCCTGCCGCTACAGGTTGAGCTGCTGCAACAGGATTACAACACCGTCGGCTCGTTTACCGCCGCCGCGTTGCTGACCATTATGGCGATAGTGACCCTATTTTTGAAAAGCGCTCTGCAATGGCGTCTGGAACGACAGAACGTACGCCGCGAGCGGGAGGAAAACCAATGAGCATTGAGATTAACAACATCAGCAAATATTTCGGTCGCACCAAAGTATTGAACGACATCTCGCTCGATATTCCTTCCGGCGAGATGGTGGCGCTGCTCGGACCGTCCGGCTCCGGCAAAACCACCCTGCTGCGTATTATCGCCGGGCTGGAAAGCCAGAGCGGCGGCAAACTGGGATTCCACGGCACCGACGTCAGCCGGATGCACGCGCGCGATCGCCGCGTAGGGTTTGTGTTCCAGCACTATGCGCTGTTCCGCCATATGACGGTGTTCGATAACATCGCCTTTGGCCTGACGGTGCTGCCGCGTCGCGAACGCCCCAACGCGCAGGCGATCAAACAGAAAGTCGAGCGGCTGCTGGAGATGGTGCAGCTGGCGCACCTGGCCAACCGTTATCCTTCGCAGCTGTCTGGCGGGCAGAAGCAGCGTGTGGCGCTGGCGCGCGCGCTGGCGGTAGAGCCGCAGATCCTGCTGCTGGATGAGCCTTTTGGCGCG
The nucleotide sequence above comes from Serratia rhizosphaerae. Encoded proteins:
- the cysT gene encoding sulfate/thiosulfate ABC transporter permease CysT encodes the protein MLSLTRSSKRVLPGFGLSLGSSLFYTCLILLLPLSALVMQLSQMTLAQYWEVISNPQVVAAYKVTLLAAGVASLFNALFGMLMAWILTRYRFPGRSLLDGLIDLPFALPTAVAGLTLAGLFSTTGWYGQWLAHFDIKVTFTWIGIAVAMAFTSLPFVVRTVQPVLEELGPEYEEAAETLGATRWQSFRRVVLPEVSPALLAGTAISFTRSLGEFGAVIFIAGNIAWKTEVTSLMIFVRLQEFDYPAASAIASVILAASLLLLFSINLLQSRFGKRIGGH
- the cysW gene encoding sulfate/thiosulfate ABC transporter permease CysW → MADISAFNGAQRQRINWGKWALIAIGVLFSLLLLVIPMISIFAEAFSKGSGEMWRNLMDADMLHAIWLTVLIALITVPVNLIFGTLLAWLVTRFTFPGRQLLLTLIDIPFAVSPVVAGLIYLLFYGSNGLLGGWLDAHNIQLMFSWPGMVLVTVFVTCPFVVRELVPMMLSQGSQEDEAAILLGASGWQMFRRVTLPNIRWALLYGVVLTNARAIGEFGAVSVVSGSIRGETYSLPLQVELLQQDYNTVGSFTAAALLTIMAIVTLFLKSALQWRLERQNVRREREENQ
- a CDS encoding sulfate ABC transporter substrate-binding protein, whose translation is MKQTRVKHMMLKGWLAAALLASGTASAAELLNSSYDVSRELFTALNPGFIQQWNQQHPDDKLTIKQSHAGSSKQALAILQGLRADVVTYNQVTDVQILHDRGKLIAADWQTRLPNNSSPFYSTMAFLVRKDNPKGIHDWSDLVRDDVKLVFPNPKTSGNGRYTYLAAWGAASQADGNDAAKTRAFMTRFLKNVAVFDTGGRGATTTFVERGLGDVLISFESEVNNIRKQYGEDKYQVIVPPVDILAEFPVAWVDKNVERNGSEQAAKAYLNYLYSPAAQQIITGYYYRVNNAQAMAAAKDKFPQTKLFRVEDQFGGWPQVMKTHFASGGELDRLLAAGRK